A single region of the Gossypium arboreum isolate Shixiya-1 chromosome 12, ASM2569848v2, whole genome shotgun sequence genome encodes:
- the LOC108460166 gene encoding histidine kinase 4: MGLKLQQSQHQHHSVAVKVNEQMGTKRGYTFIQANRAWLPKFLLLWVMVMAFLSTWIYKKMDADNKVRRKEVLSSMCDERARMLQDQFSVSVNHVHALAILISTFHYYKNPSAIDQETFAEYTARTAFERPLLSGVGYAERVVHSKREEFERQHGWTIKTMQREPSPIRDEYAPVIFSQETVSYIESLDMMSGEEDRENILRAGASGKAVLTRPFRLLGSHHLGVVLTFPVYKSKLPLRPTVAERIGATAGYLGGAFDVESLVENLLGQLAGNQAILVNVYDVTNSSDHLIMYGHQNQDGDLALLHESKLDFGDPFRKHTMICRYHQKAPTSWTALTTAFLFFVICLLVGYILYGAAIHIVKVEDDFHEMQELKVRAEAADVAKSQFLATVSHEIRTPMNGILGMLALLLDTDLSSTQRDYAQTAQVCGKALITLINEVLDRAKIEAGKLEMETVPFDLRSILDDVLSLFSEKSRNKGVELAVFVSDKVPEMVMGDPGRFRQIITNLVGNSVKFTERGHIFVKVHLAEKLKPMAEAKAETCLNGGSDEGVLVSSAPQFKTLSGYEAADERNSWDSFKYLVADEESQYNASINMPIAGETSQNVTLMVSVEDTGIGIPLIAQDRVFMPFMQADSSTSRNYGGTGIGLSITKCLVELMGGHISFVSRPQVGSTFSFTAAFGRCKKASFSYTKKSNTEDLPSSFRGLKAIVVDGKPVRAAVTRYHLKRLGMLVEVGSSVKMAASAGGKNGSLCGSKNQPDVILVEKDSWLSGEDGGLSLGMLDRKQNGHVLKLPKMILLATNITNAELEKAKAAGFSDTTIMKPVRASMVAACLQQVLGIGKKRQAGKDMLNGSSVLRSLLYRKKILVVDDNMVNRRVAAGALKKFGAAVECADSGKAALKLLQIPHYFDACFMDIQMPEMDGFEATRRIRKMESQANEQINGGSIDEESARKGKWHVPILAMTADVIHATYDECLKCGMDGYVSKPFEEENLYQAVAKFFKAKPISEL; this comes from the exons ATGGGTCTAAAGTTGCAACAGAGCCAGCACCAGCACCACTCGGTGGCTGTCAAAGTTAATGAACAAATGGGGACCAAAAGAGGGTACACATTTATTCAGGCTAACAGAGCTTGGTTACCAAAATTTCTTTTGCTTTGGGTAATGGTGATGGCTTTTTTGAGCACTTGGATCTACAAAAAGATGGATGCTGACAACAAAGTAAGGAGGAAGGAAGTATTGAGTAGCATGTGTGATGAGAGGGCAAGGATGTTGCAAGATCAATTCAGTGTTAGCGTTAACCATGTTCATGCCTTGGCCATCCTTATTTCCACTTTTCATTACTACAAGAATCCATCTGCTATTGATCAG GAGACTTTTGCTGAGTACACTGCAAGAACTGCATTTGAGAGGCCATTGCTTAGTGGGGTGGGCTATGCAGAAAGAGTAGTGCATTCAAAGAGGGAGGAATTTGAGAGGCAGCATGGCTGGACAATAAAAACAATGCAGAGGGAACCTTCTCCTATTCGAGATGAATATGCTCCGGTGATATTCTCTCAAGAAACTGTATCTTATATCGAATCACTTGATATGATGTCAGGGGAG GAAGACCGAGAAAACATCTTAAGGGCTGGGGCTTCCGGGAAAGCCGTCCTAACTAGACCCTTCAGGCTTCTTGGTTCTCATCATCTTGGTGTTGTTTTGACGTTCCCTGTCTACAAATCCAAGCTCCCACTGAGGCCAACTGTGGCAGAGCGCATAGGAGCAACTGCTGG ATACCTTGGTGGAGCCTTCGATGTGGAGTCCCTTGTTGAGAATCTGCTCGGGCAACTTGCTGGAAATCAGGCGATACTAGTGAATGTGTATGATGTTACTAACTCTTCTGATCACCTGATCATGTATGGTCACCAAAATCAAGATGGTGACTTGGCTTTGTTGCATGAAAGTAAGCTCGATTTTGGAGATCCATTCAGGAAGCATACAATGATATGTAG ATATCATCAGAAGGCGCCAACATCGTGGACGGCACTCACAACTGCTTTCTTATTCTTTGTTATCTGCTTATTAGTTGGTTATATCTTATATGGTGCCGCAATACACATTGTTAAAGTCGAAGATGATTTCCATGAAATGCAAGAACTGAAGGTTCGAGCAGAAGCTGCAGATGTTGCCAAATCACag TTTCTGGCAACAGTTTCTCATGAAATTAGGACGCCCATGAATGGCATCCTTG GGATGCTTGCTTTGCTTTTAGATACGGATTTAAGTTCAACTCAAAGGGATTACGCTCAGACTGCTCAAGTGTGTGGAAAGGCACTGATAACATTGATAAATGAGGTGCTTGACCGGGCAAAAATTGAAGCTGGAAAGTTGGAGATGGAAACTGTCCCCTTTGATCTTCGATCTATCCTAGATGATGTGCTCTCTTTATTTTCCGAGAAGTCTAGAAACAAAGGTGTTGAG CTGGCGGTCTTTGTTTCGGATAAAGTTCCGGAAATGGTTATGGGGGATCCTGGAAGATTCAGACAGATTATTACGAATCTTGTTGGGAACTCTGTTAAA TTCACAGAACGGGGACACATATTTGTTAAAGTTCATCTAGCAGAAAAATTGAAGCCCATGGCAGAGGCAAAAGCTGAAACTTGTTTGAATGGAGGGTCAGATGAAGGTGTGCTGGTATCAAGTGCGCCCCAGTTCAAAACCTTAAGTGGTTATGAAGCAGCTGATGAGCGCAACAGTTGGGATTCCTTCAAGTATTTAGTTGCTGATGAAGAATCGCAATATAATGCCTCGATAAACATGCCAATTGCTGGTGAAACTTCTCAGAATGTCACTTTGATGGTATCTGTGGAAGATACAGGTATTGGGATCCCTTTAATTGCCCAGGATAGGGTTTTCATGCCATTTATGCAGGCAGATAGTTCGACTTCGAGAAATTACGGTGGGACAGGTATAGGCTTGAGCATTACCAAGTGTTTGGTTGAGCTAATGGGTGGTCACATAAGCTTTGTTAGCCGGCCACAAGTTGGAAGCACATTCTCATTTACTGCAGCTTTCGGGAGATGTAAAAAAGCTTCATTTAGTTATACCAAAAAATCCAATACCGAAGATCTTCCTTCCAGTTTCCGAGGATTGAAAGCAATAGTAGTTGACGGGAAACCAGTTAGAGCTGCTGTAACCCGATACCACTTGAAGAGGCTCGGTATGCTGGTTGAAGTTGGAAGTAGTGTAAAGATGGCAGCTTCTGCAGGTGGGAAAAATGGCTCTTTATGCGG AAGTAAAAACCAGCCGGATGTAATTCTTGTCGAGAAGGATTCATGGCTTTCTGGCGAGGATGGCGGTTTGAGTTTAGGGATGTTGGACCGGAAGCAGAATGGACATGTGTTGAAGTTGCCTAAGATGATTCTTCTTGCGACAAATATTACGAATGCCGAACTTGAGAAAGCAAAGGCAGCTGGTTTTTCAGATACTACAATTATGAAACCAGTGAGGGCAAGTATGGTGGCTGCATGTCTTCAGCAGGTGCTCGGGATAGGGAAGAAGAGGCAGGCAGGAAAAGATATGTTGAATGGATCCTCGGTCCTTCGGAGTCTACTTTACAGGAAGAAAATATTAGTAGTCGATGACAATATGGTAAATCGGAGAGTTGCCGCTGGTGCATTGAAGAAGTTTGGAGCTGCTGTAGAATGTGCCGACAGTGGAAAGGCTGCACTAAAACTGCTTCAGATTCCACACTATTTTGATGCTTGCTTCATGGACATTCAGATGCCGGAAATGGACGG GTTTGAGGCAACTCGTCGGATACGAAAGATGGAGAGCCAAGCAAATGAACAGATCAATGGAGGCAGCATAGATGAAGAGTCTGCCCGGAAAGGCAAGTGGCATGTCCCGATATTAGCCATGACAGCCGACGTAATACATGCCACCTATGATGAGTGCCTGAAATGTGGGATGGATGGATATGTCTCGAAGCCCTTCGAGGAAGAAAATCTCTACCAGGCAGTAGCCAAGTTCTTCAAAGCCAAACCAATCTCGGAATTGTAG